gatccttttcttgtctcTCTGTCAGGTTCCAGAAGACCACTACGCCGTAGCTGAAAACAAACATCTCTGCGACATCGTACGGTAGGCGTGCGGGCTCCGTTGAGGCAGGAGACCCTTGGGCTGGCCGATGACCAGGGACTGACACTCTGCTGCCCTCCTTCACGGTATCGCTTTCGGAATGATGTAAGTCCTCCTCGAACTTGTTGATCAATGTGCCATCCAGCACCAATGATTCGCTAGCATCGTGCAATGAActatgtctttgatggtgACCCCCGACAGAATGCTCCTCTGCGTCCATGACATAATCATCATGATGGTCGCGAAGCTCGTTTCTCTCAATTTCCTCATCCAGAAGAGATTTGCCTCCGGGTTTCTTCACCATCGGACTGCTTCGCACTCGATAGCCCTCAAGACCAGGTAACAGCGGTAAATGGTACGCCGTATACAGACAATCATCGTACAGCTTAGTCCGTCCGCCATGCTTGTCCTTGACAAATGCCGCCAACGAACTCATCTTGTAAGCCTGCGCCGTGCAATAAGCAGTAACACGCGCCAACTTTTCCGCACGACGGGCCTTGGGTAGCCGCTCTGCGTAGGTTTTGGCCTTTTCCGGGGCGACCTTGCGTCGACGCAGcagctcttcttcggccagCAAAGGAGCAATGTCATTGTCGACGCCAAAATCACCCCCAAGCCTCTTTTGTGTCAACAGTCTCTGTCGCAAAGAATCAGGATCCAGATTCCTCTCCTTAGCCAGCCTCTGCACGAactcctcgtccacctcgtcttcttcctcctcctcattcAGATTCCCCTCCACTCCCTCCGCTTCTGGTAAAAGGACGAGCTTCTCGCTGACTTTTGTCGTGCGTGGAGGTAAACGCGGTTGCGCCGCAAGTCGTCCCATCGTTGCTGCGGTGTTGGCCAGCCGACTTCCGCTTCCAATCGGACCAGAGCCACCTGCACTACTTCCCGCACCGATCAATCCACCAGCTGCAGATGCTAGACGAGAGCGTGGCCGTGGTTGTGTCGTAGTCGAGGGTGGACCACGTTGTTGCATGGAGGGAACGTCGGAAGCATACTGAAGGACATTATCGACGGTGATAAAGCGTGTACCGGAGGCACGACGAACAGGTTGAGGTTGTTGCTCACGCGAGTCCGTCACCTATTACTCCGTGCAATCCCATAATTAGCATGTCGTAGGACAGGAAGAACCTAATATGCGATAAAACGAAAAGCTCACCAGCACATGGGGGCTCCTTTGGCCCGGCACTCGTCCGTGGGCAGGAGGCATGGTCAAAGCAATTTGCCGCTAATGTTCTGTAGCGATATCAACCACAATGCCCAAACGCCTCACTCAATCGTGCGTGGGTGTTCCTCCAAATGAGAGTGCACTCGCAGGTCCAGGTAGTGCCTCAGGTTTTGGTCGCCGATTGCAACGAGTCTTCTCTGAGACTAATCGAAAGTCAGGTAATCTGAAATCAACATATCCACAATCTCGGCAATCTCAGAGCAGGCAACCAATGTCCGATCATACTCTTCACTCATATAGCGACAAGATTAAAGGCACGAACCGAAACAATCACTCAATGTAGTTGATCCTCAAACTCCAACCCCAAAGCTTCTCTTAACCTCGCTCACCGCCTATTGAACCGAAACGACCTAAGCCTCTTTCAGACTGCCCTGAACGAAGAATGACGTCGTCCAGTCCGTATCTTGGTGTACCTTACCAGGATTGCTGTAATAAAACGCCGTAAATAATACATAGCAATACAGCC
The Aspergillus fumigatus Af293 chromosome 4, whole genome shotgun sequence DNA segment above includes these coding regions:
- a CDS encoding RMD1 family protein, coding for MPPAHGRVPGQRSPHVLVTDSREQQPQPVRRASGTRFITVDNVLQYASDVPSMQQRGPPSTTTQPRPRSRLASAAGGLIGAGSSAGGSGPIGSGSRLANTAATMGRLAAQPRLPPRTTKVSEKLVLLPEAEGVEGNLNEEEEEDEVDEEFVQRLAKERNLDPDSLRQRLLTQKRLGGDFGVDNDIAPLLAEEELLRRRKVAPEKAKTYAERLPKARRAEKLARVTAYCTAQAYKMSSLAAFVKDKHGGRTKLYDDCLYTAYHLPLLPGLEGYRVRSSPMVKKPGGKSLLDEEIERNELRDHHDDYVMDAEEHSVGGHHQRHSSLHDASESLVLDGTLINKFEEDLHHSESDTVKEGSRVSVPGHRPAQGSPASTEPARLPYDVAEMFVFSYGVVVFWNLTERQEKDLLADLAFANSSTTGSRIPLATMPLDEEDFETEEFHFEYSTEISRPRVFNDMITLRSGDHMIKLAISHGIAQSTKLCFFEEVMARQMAEAKDVPRRLAMTGKLGMKREEVFRILGKLFKSRVEVNLSSNMLDVPNFFWESEPTLYPLYNAVREYLEIKPRIQVLNERCRVFLDLAEILSDSIADNRTSHQTWIIIVLILISIVVTTSEVFLRFGLLSAREKNPSSTSFGAMLFSRASNPAICSCPAQGAFDMNATGLGSHYS